Sequence from the Janthinobacterium lividum genome:
GCTGCTGAAACTGGCTGGCGCCCTGTATCTGGTGTACTTGGGCATCAAGCAATGGCGCAGCAAGACCAGCATCGTGGCCGATGCGCCCGTGGTGGCCGGCACGGCGAATCCTAATTCGTTCTGGAAACTCTTCCGCCAGGGCTTGACGGTCGCGCTGACCAATCCGAAAGCGATCCTGTTCTTCTCGGCGCTGTTCCCGCAATTCATTACCCCGGGCGAACCGGTGGCCATCCAGTTCACCGTGCTGACGACCTCGTTTGTCGCCTGCGCCATGCTGGCCCACCTGTTCTACGCCAACCTGGCGCGCCTGCTGAAAACCCAGCTGGCCACACCGGGCCGCGCC
This genomic interval carries:
- a CDS encoding LysE family translocator, coding for MHLSNWLLFCSVALLVTFSPGPAVLLAISNAIAVGPRRAMISSMGNGFGLFIISGVAMAGMGVVLATSATAFMLLKLAGALYLVYLGIKQWRSKTSIVADAPVVAGTANPNSFWKLFRQGLTVALTNPKAILFFSALFPQFITPGEPVAIQFTVLTTSFVACAMLAHLFYANLARLLKTQLATPGRAKLFNRITGGAFVLLGLSLLRLRAKAA